Proteins encoded together in one Stutzerimonas stutzeri window:
- a CDS encoding phage holin family protein, translated as MNEQRNLNTPYEPAANPEHDTSVGGLLRQLTREVPSLFTKELALAKAELSESIRATKAGAASVATGGAVLLAGFIVLLMSAVYFLGTMMELWLAALIVGVVVVVVGLIMVSAGKKKFEASSLKPDRTIHSLQKDKEIVRGHA; from the coding sequence ATGAACGAGCAACGTAACCTGAACACGCCTTACGAACCGGCGGCGAACCCCGAGCACGACACTTCCGTGGGCGGCCTGTTGCGGCAGCTGACGCGTGAAGTGCCGTCACTGTTCACCAAGGAGCTGGCTCTGGCCAAGGCCGAGCTGAGCGAATCCATCCGTGCCACCAAAGCCGGCGCCGCGAGCGTGGCCACCGGTGGTGCCGTGCTGCTGGCTGGCTTCATCGTGCTGCTGATGTCGGCCGTGTACTTCCTCGGAACGATGATGGAGCTGTGGCTCGCTGCGCTGATCGTCGGCGTGGTCGTGGTGGTGGTAGGCCTGATCATGGTCTCGGCGGGCAAGAAGAAATTCGAAGCTTCTTCGTTGAAGCCTGACCGCACCATCCATTCTCTGCAGAAGGACAAAGAAATCGTCAGGGGGCACGCATGA
- a CDS encoding DUF3618 domain-containing protein codes for MSTHNQIDLEAQKDPSTLEREIDQQRAEIGNIVHALESKLSPGQMIDTALGYAKGGGGEFLHNLSDTVKANPVPTLLTGIGLVWLMAGQNRRPDYSAHASSGPSMTDKLAAKASGLKQQGTGIKDKAAQMSHDASSSLGSARHRVSDSSRQAAESLKHTADRARGGFSQLLNEQPLALGAMGIALGALLAATVPPTRREDELMGQKSDELTGKLKHKAREGYEMASAEGEHLASQVKHDLERDHGQPASRPH; via the coding sequence ATGAGTACGCACAATCAGATAGATCTGGAAGCGCAGAAAGACCCGAGCACGCTCGAACGCGAGATCGATCAGCAGCGTGCCGAGATCGGCAACATCGTCCACGCTCTGGAAAGCAAATTGTCGCCGGGGCAGATGATCGACACCGCACTGGGCTACGCCAAGGGTGGTGGCGGTGAGTTCCTGCACAACCTCAGCGATACGGTGAAGGCCAACCCTGTGCCCACTTTGCTTACCGGCATCGGATTGGTCTGGCTGATGGCCGGGCAGAATCGTCGCCCGGATTACAGTGCCCACGCTTCCAGCGGCCCGTCGATGACCGACAAGCTCGCGGCCAAGGCCTCTGGCCTGAAGCAGCAGGGCACCGGCATCAAGGACAAGGCGGCTCAGATGAGTCATGACGCCTCCAGTAGTCTGGGCAGCGCCCGCCATCGGGTCAGCGACTCCAGCCGTCAGGCGGCGGAAAGCCTGAAGCACACCGCCGATCGCGCTCGTGGTGGCTTCAGCCAGTTGCTCAACGAGCAGCCGCTCGCCCTTGGCGCCATGGGTATTGCCCTGGGTGCTCTGCTGGCTGCTACCGTTCCACCGACCCGTCGTGAAGACGAACTGATGGGTCAGAAGAGCGACGAGCTGACCGGCAAGCTCAAGCACAAGGCCCGTGAAGGCTACGAAATGGCCAGTGCCGAAGGTGAGCATCTGGCCAGCCAGGTAAAGCACGACCTGGAGCGCGATCACGGCCAACCGGCCTCACGGCCGCACTGA
- a CDS encoding MFS transporter, giving the protein MFYRNNHAPTNRAATRNLKDRLVKSPLRWLVLGILSSALLLIVIDMTVIYLALPSLTYELRATANEKLWIVNAYALTVAGLLPGMGALGDRFGHKRMFVAGLVVFGLASLGAAFSPSPALLIAARVALAVGAAMMMPATLAIIRHVFDDDRERALAFGIWAAIASGGAAFGPVVGGVLLEHFWWGSVFIINVPIVLLALVLALRWVPTRPGNPERPFDLLASLWVMGALVGLTLAIKEAGKADFSLLQAGMAAIAAVICSLAFLRRQRRATIPMIDFTLFRDRSFSAGVATALIASAALMGMELVVSQRLQLVVGLSPLQAGLTILPIPLGAFIAGPLAGLALPRLGAERILSASLGLAAAGALLYLLGYSAAYWIQLVSFALLGFGVGAAMTAASSAMLLHAPPDRAGMAASIEEVSYELGGAFGIAVLGSVMSAVYTRAFAAPASVDAPALARDSLDGALIAAESLPDSVAAQLIGVAQSAFDSAFVTVMILVAALLTMAALGIALTTRRAR; this is encoded by the coding sequence ATATTCTACCGGAACAACCATGCTCCAACCAATCGCGCTGCCACCCGCAACCTGAAGGATCGACTCGTGAAATCGCCTCTTCGCTGGCTGGTGCTGGGCATCCTGTCCAGCGCGCTGCTGCTGATCGTCATCGACATGACGGTAATCTACCTCGCCCTGCCCAGTCTGACCTACGAGCTGCGTGCCACGGCCAACGAAAAACTGTGGATCGTCAACGCCTACGCTCTCACCGTTGCCGGCCTGCTGCCGGGCATGGGAGCGCTGGGCGACCGTTTCGGCCACAAGCGGATGTTCGTCGCCGGGCTGGTGGTGTTCGGCCTGGCCTCCCTCGGCGCCGCCTTCTCGCCCAGCCCGGCGCTGTTGATCGCGGCACGCGTCGCGCTCGCGGTTGGGGCGGCAATGATGATGCCGGCGACCCTGGCGATCATCCGTCATGTTTTCGACGATGATCGCGAGCGCGCCCTGGCGTTCGGCATCTGGGCGGCGATCGCCTCCGGTGGTGCAGCCTTCGGGCCGGTGGTCGGCGGTGTGCTGCTCGAACACTTCTGGTGGGGCTCGGTGTTCATCATCAATGTGCCCATCGTCCTGCTCGCTTTGGTTCTCGCCTTGCGCTGGGTGCCAACCAGGCCCGGCAATCCCGAGCGGCCGTTCGACCTGCTCGCCTCGCTGTGGGTCATGGGCGCCCTGGTCGGCCTGACGCTGGCCATCAAGGAAGCCGGCAAGGCCGACTTCTCGCTCCTGCAAGCCGGTATGGCGGCAATCGCGGCAGTGATCTGCAGCCTGGCTTTCCTGCGACGTCAGCGGCGAGCGACGATTCCCATGATCGACTTCACCCTGTTCCGTGACCGCAGTTTTTCTGCCGGTGTGGCCACCGCGCTCATCGCTTCCGCTGCACTGATGGGTATGGAACTGGTGGTCAGCCAGCGTCTGCAACTGGTGGTAGGCCTGTCGCCCCTGCAGGCGGGTCTGACCATCCTGCCAATCCCCCTCGGCGCCTTCATTGCCGGCCCGCTAGCGGGGCTGGCACTGCCGCGCCTGGGCGCCGAACGCATTCTCAGTGCATCACTGGGCCTCGCCGCAGCCGGAGCCCTGCTCTACCTGCTGGGCTACAGCGCCGCGTACTGGATTCAGCTGGTCTCGTTCGCCCTGCTCGGTTTCGGCGTCGGTGCGGCAATGACGGCCGCCTCCAGCGCCATGCTGCTGCATGCTCCGCCAGACCGCGCCGGCATGGCCGCTTCGATCGAGGAGGTTTCGTACGAACTCGGCGGCGCATTCGGCATCGCCGTGCTGGGCAGCGTGATGTCGGCGGTTTACACCCGCGCCTTCGCTGCCCCTGCCAGTGTGGACGCCCCGGCACTGGCCCGTGACAGCCTGGACGGCGCGCTGATCGCCGCCGAGTCCCTGCCCGACAGCGTGGCTGCTCAGCTCATCGGCGTGGCACAAAGTGCGTTCGACAGCGCATTCGTGACGGTCATGATCCTGGTCGCCGCCCTGCTGACAATGGCCGCACTCGGTATTGCCCTGACCACGCGAAGAGCTCGGTAG
- a CDS encoding TetR/AcrR family transcriptional regulator: protein MGRKKTIDREALLDVAEGIVNRQGAAALTIDAVAKAAGITKGGVQYSFGSKDDLINAMFERWGKGYTEQFQRIAGDDPDPLTAVRAHVEATRASDSDADAKAASLMAALLQTPEHLASTRAWYQARLAGLDTSSEAGRRARLAFFATEGIFTLRFFRLMEISEEEWRDVLGDIAALVRADS, encoded by the coding sequence GTGGGCAGAAAGAAGACAATCGATCGCGAAGCGTTGCTGGATGTGGCCGAGGGCATCGTCAATCGGCAGGGCGCTGCCGCGCTGACCATTGACGCAGTCGCCAAGGCGGCGGGCATTACCAAGGGCGGCGTGCAGTACAGCTTCGGCAGCAAGGACGACCTGATCAATGCCATGTTCGAGCGTTGGGGCAAGGGCTATACGGAACAGTTCCAGCGCATCGCCGGAGACGATCCTGACCCGCTGACGGCGGTGCGCGCCCATGTCGAGGCGACCCGCGCCTCGGATTCGGACGCCGATGCCAAGGCCGCGAGCCTGATGGCGGCGTTGCTGCAGACGCCCGAGCACCTGGCTTCGACCCGCGCCTGGTATCAGGCGCGCCTGGCCGGCCTCGATACGTCCAGCGAGGCGGGCCGGCGGGCGCGGCTGGCCTTCTTTGCCACGGAAGGAATCTTCACGCTGCGCTTCTTTCGCCTGATGGAGATCAGCGAAGAGGAGTGGCGCGACGTGCTTGGTGACATCGCCGCGCTGGTGCGCGCCGACAGCTGA